ttctaaaaaatcgtTATACCGATATATGAttgatatatatatatatataatttttttttttcaatttatacTACTGACGAAGTCATGTTTCCATGTCCATCCAAGACTTCGATAAAAAGAgttgatatttttataaactaTTAACTCTTTTAATTCACTTGTAAAAAGTCatgttaaaaaagttgttcGTTGTAAGACATTTGCTATAttctttataaaattaatattatagctttatattatataacGATACTAATTTAGTTATATCGTTGAAAATTCGTCTGAGAAAAATCCATATTCTGGCTAATCTAACATATAATCCAAGTATTTTATTGgcaaatatttcaatttattgaaatttgtttttgctaACTGAACCAAACAACTAAAATATAGTTTACGTCGATTACTCAAATTTTTCTGGGAGTGGTGGTTCGTTCACATATCCTTCATATTATCGACGTATTTTGATTCCATACACTCCAACATTTTctaagtttttttaactcttttttcttccattgGAATATCAGTCTGCCGCTCACTGCTCTCGTATATTTGTAGAGTGATTCTTCTTAACAAGTGGTCAGTGGAACGAGTAACGTGTTCCTCATTGCTCAATGGGATCGCCAGGATTAACTTCATGAATTAGCTATAAACAGACGCAACGCCATTAAGCATTGCTCTTCTTCATCCACGAAAACTGGAAGTCGCTTTGCTTTTATACCtcatttatcttttaaaatataacgTATCTTATAAGCGCATTTTGGtgatttctttcttttcgcTGGTTCATTGCTACTCAACTGTAAGCTGTTGCTTGATCGAACTCGAGACGTTATTAATTGttctaaagaaaatacCTGTCGCTATTTCCCTTCATCTACAAGCGTAGGAGGGTGTTTTTCAGTAATCTTCCTTGGGACATCTAGCCTGAAAAGAGTGAAGTTTTTCGATTGCTATTCGTTTCAACCCCAAATTATACTGAAGATACTAATAATTTGTCTCTCCATGGCCTTGGAGTCATCTCGTTTCGCTATTGTCGGACTTCTTTACAACGAACACAGAATTGTCGTATTCTCTTTAGATTTTTTCTAAACGATATtggcaaaaaaataaacaacaataacctaaatatttattttctttcgCCCCTTGAGCCAGTTTATTTTCATCTGTGGTTTTTGTACATCCAGGACATATCAAGTTGAGTTGTTTGATTGGTTCgaaaaaacaaagtttTGCTTACGTTCAAATCGCTTTTTGCACACATTCATAAAATATCGCAATATCCTCGTTTCACGAGATccgaaaaaatatttgcttCGTTTTCTGTTCTTTTTAACTCTTTGCGTCAATTTTCCGCTACacaaaataatttgcaTACTTCTTTTGTTCCGTTATAACTTCAGCTATTGTCATTTTTAGTAGCTAATGCCTGCTATTACTTGTGTTTGGTCCGATGGGCGCTCTGATACATGGCCTAATGTAAATGGTCATAGCAGAACAAGATCCGTCCCTTCGTTAAAGCCACTACCACATCAAGAcagtaaaaatttactttacCGCCAGATATGCGGTCGTTTACTTGCCCAGCATGTTTTCGGTGGTGCCGGCTCAACCCAACCTATTCTCAACCAACTTTGTAAAAGATTGTCCACCGGTAATCCCAATAATACCAATGCGTCCACTGTTGTTACAGCCCCCGAAAAAAATGTGGTCTCTGCTAGACATGTTCGACCAAATCCAAAATCTTCCAAGGACACCTTGGAAAAACAACCTAAATATTCTTCACAAATATACCTTACCGAcagttttgaaaattattatcTTGCCTCTTTACCCACCAATTACCAGCTATATCAGCGTGATTCAAACCGTGAAAATGGCAATGGTAAACGTGAATTTTGGCTTTATGGCCATCCCAGTGGTCGACCATTTCGATCAGTTAATGATTTCCTTCATCATTTGTATTGGCTTATATCAGATTTGACCCGTAACGAGTCTACCTGCTGTTGCGTTCTGTGTTCTGGTAATATGACGCGTGTACGCAAAAATctccaaaaagaaaatgaacgGATGTTCCATGAATGTAAGGATGATACATACACCTGGCCTTCTTCGTATCGCCTTGGCGAAGTGGTATGGATTGACATAAATAATGAGCTCATTCCAGCAATTATAGTGGCTCGGAACTTAATAAACTATGAAAGTAACCAGATGGATGCTGTCAAATTAATATCTGATACTTTTGTGGAACCATATCAATACCATTGCAAACAATTAGGCAACTCTCGTTATTACTTTGACATGGCAGCTGCAGATATTGAGCCTTGGTCCCGGCATCCACTCGATTTACAAAAACAAGAACATCTAGTTGCTCATTCTATATGTCAAACGTGGAACCTATTTGGTATCTTCCAGCCACTAGAAGGTATAGATATGGAAGAACCAAAGTTCCACGACGAAAATTATTCCATCCCTCTCACAGTTTTACCAACCTTTGGGGGTGAATCAAATAGTTTAGATGATCATTTTTACGGAATTTTCCGTGGAGCCGAAAAACTATGGATTAATGATTTATGTGTTATATCCACATCTTCACTGCCATCTGtacttcaaaaaacaaGTTTTATGTACATATCTGATATTTATGTAAACGAAGATGACATTGTCTGTTTCCAAGGCTCACTATGGACACAAATTGACAAAAATGCACTCGATTATAATGACAGCGCTGACAATATTGATGAACATAAGGATGACTTAAAAGAATTACCAAGAAGATTACAAATGGTATCAAAACTATCAAACACATATTTTCGTTGCCTGCATGATAAATCTGTCGAGTACGTCTGCCCATTCGCAGATGTTTTGGGAAGATGGTATGAGCCTTGGTTCGTAAAAGGAGATTTAAATTACACTTCAGAAGTGAAAGAACGCACATCCAGTCGATTATCAGCAGTAGGCTCTGAAAATTGGGTCGATGACGatttttatgaatattTACTGTCTGAAATTGATATGGTGTCAGCAGTTGTAATGTAATAAGTATGGCAGATAAAATTAGATATAGAAGTGTCTACTTATTGATCAGTGACGGtcattatttataatgtaaataatatgGGAATAATAATGTCTTTTGCATTTCATAAATTACAGAGAAAGATAGGTAAAAACTATTTGTGTTGAATTAGAGATGGGatatagttttttttaagaaatcaTGTTGCACTATCACACCGGtattaataaatcatttCTAAGTTCAGAAGGTCAAATACAACGGTGGAAAAGCACCAACAATGTTGGGCAGCAGATTAACTGCACAGGAAGATTACGTAAACGAAGAAAACAGAAAAGTAATATAAACATACTTCATATGCGTCGCTCCCTTCTACCTCTCGGTCCTCCAAATTTAATAGGTGTTCGATCCATAACCTTTACAATTTTGTCTCGAATTACGGCACCTTCTTGCCctaa
This portion of the Schizosaccharomyces pombe strain 972h- genome assembly, chromosome: I genome encodes:
- the clr2 gene encoding SHREC complex subunit Clr2 — translated: MPAITCVWSDGRSDTWPNVNGHSRTRSVPSLKPLPHQDSKNLLYRQICGRLLAQHVFGGAGSTQPILNQLCKRLSTGNPNNTNASTVVTAPEKNVVSARHVRPNPKSSKDTLEKQPKYSSQIYLTDSFENYYLASLPTNYQLYQRDSNRENGNGKREFWLYGHPSGRPFRSVNDFLHHLYWLISDLTRNESTCCCVLCSGNMTRVRKNLQKENERMFHECKDDTYTWPSSYRLGEVVWIDINNELIPAIIVARNLINYESNQMDAVKLISDTFVEPYQYHCKQLGNSRYYFDMAAADIEPWSRHPLDLQKQEHLVAHSICQTWNLFGIFQPLEGIDMEEPKFHDENYSIPLTVLPTFGGESNSLDDHFYGIFRGAEKLWINDLCVISTSSLPSVLQKTSFMYISDIYVNEDDIVCFQGSLWTQIDKNALDYNDSADNIDEHKDDLKELPRRLQMVSKLSNTYFRCLHDKSVEYVCPFADVLGRWYEPWFVKGDLNYTSEVKERTSSRLSAVGSENWVDDDFYEYLLSEIDMVSAVVM